From Granulicella sp. WH15, the proteins below share one genomic window:
- a CDS encoding SPFH domain-containing protein, whose translation MSVSIVFILFVAAAIFCLVLVLKTLFTVRTASAGIVERFGKFHRILRPGLHVLLPFAEQAYIVDLQVKQAQFSVETKTRDNVFVQIPVSVQYQVLDDKIYDAFYRLSSPQKQIESFVFNSILGHVPKLTLDETFEQQSGISVAVKVELDQIMSGFGFNILTALVTDIVPDVKVKAAMNDINAAQRSQVAAQARGEAEKILKVKQAEAEAESKALQGKGIASERQAIIDGLSASIEHFQQGVPGATSEDVMALVLLTQYFDTLRDIGTRGGTNTIFLPNNPGAANDFQTQILAGLRGGMSQGGGEAGVSRRPPPPVEPEG comes from the coding sequence ATGAGCGTGTCTATTGTCTTTATCCTTTTTGTGGCTGCGGCGATCTTCTGCCTGGTGCTGGTGCTCAAGACGTTGTTCACCGTGCGTACGGCGAGCGCGGGGATCGTGGAACGATTTGGCAAGTTCCATCGCATTCTGCGACCGGGGCTGCATGTACTGCTGCCGTTCGCGGAGCAGGCTTACATCGTCGATCTTCAGGTGAAGCAGGCGCAGTTCTCGGTGGAGACGAAGACGCGGGATAACGTCTTCGTACAGATTCCCGTGAGCGTGCAGTACCAGGTGCTGGACGATAAGATCTACGACGCGTTCTATCGGCTGTCTTCGCCGCAGAAACAGATCGAATCGTTTGTATTCAACTCGATCCTGGGGCATGTGCCGAAGCTGACGCTGGATGAGACGTTCGAGCAGCAGTCGGGGATCTCGGTGGCAGTGAAGGTGGAGCTGGACCAGATCATGAGCGGATTCGGGTTCAATATCCTGACGGCTCTGGTGACCGACATCGTGCCGGACGTGAAGGTGAAGGCGGCGATGAACGACATCAACGCGGCACAGCGGTCGCAGGTGGCGGCGCAGGCGCGGGGCGAGGCGGAGAAGATCCTGAAGGTGAAGCAGGCTGAGGCCGAGGCCGAGAGCAAGGCGCTGCAGGGCAAGGGAATCGCCTCGGAGCGGCAGGCCATCATCGACGGGTTGAGCGCGTCGATTGAGCACTTTCAACAGGGCGTGCCGGGGGCCACGAGCGAGGATGTGATGGCGCTGGTGCTGCTGACACAGTACTTCGACACGCTGCGCGATATCGGGACGAGGGGCGGGACGAACACGATCTTTCTTCCGAATAATCCGGGTGCGGCCAATGACTTTCAGACGCAGATACTGGCTGGGCTGCGCGGAGGAATGTCTCAGGGCGGCGGTGAAGCAGGTGTGTCGCGGCGGCCGCCTCCGCCGGTTGAGCCGGAGGGGTAA
- a CDS encoding DUF2461 domain-containing protein, translating into MPVQPVHFSEAALKFLRGLKRNNDRIWFDERKPIYEAELKAPLLALIDEVNAGLARFSPEHVRPAPKVMMRIYRDIRFSKNKAPYKTHVSAWWARQGLEKTSGGGFYFHLDANEIHIAAGVYMPEREQLLAIRSHLAEHHAEYRKIMASKKLKASMQVFDGNPMARGPKGYPADHPAMDLLVQRQWGVIAVLPAARALEPTLARDIVEHFRLAAPMVSFLNRPLASRPKAPLF; encoded by the coding sequence ATGCCAGTCCAGCCCGTTCACTTCTCCGAAGCCGCCCTCAAGTTCCTCCGCGGACTCAAGCGCAACAACGACCGAATCTGGTTCGACGAGCGCAAGCCCATCTACGAAGCCGAACTAAAAGCCCCGCTGCTCGCCCTCATCGACGAGGTCAACGCCGGGCTCGCCAGGTTCTCGCCCGAGCACGTGCGCCCCGCTCCAAAGGTAATGATGCGCATCTACCGCGACATACGCTTCAGCAAGAACAAAGCCCCGTACAAGACCCACGTCTCCGCCTGGTGGGCACGCCAGGGGCTCGAGAAGACCTCCGGCGGCGGCTTCTACTTCCACCTCGACGCCAACGAGATCCACATCGCCGCCGGTGTCTACATGCCCGAGCGCGAGCAGTTGCTCGCCATCCGCAGCCACCTGGCAGAGCATCATGCCGAGTACCGCAAGATCATGGCCTCGAAGAAGCTGAAGGCCTCCATGCAGGTCTTCGACGGCAACCCCATGGCCCGCGGCCCCAAAGGCTATCCCGCCGATCACCCCGCTATGGACCTCCTCGTCCAGCGGCAATGGGGCGTCATCGCTGTTCTGCCCGCCGCCCGTGCCCTCGAACCTACTCTTGCTCGCGATATCGTGGAGCACTTTCGCCTGGCCGCGCCCATGGTTTCCTTCCTCAATCGGCCCCTGGCCTCTCGCCCCAAAGCCCCTCTCTTTTAG
- a CDS encoding HU family DNA-binding protein, which produces MAKGMTKTALVRALAEKMELTNKQTSAFLELLAETAVKETKKNGEFTIPGIGKLVKAERKARLGRNPQTGETIKIKAKTVVKFRVAKVAKDTIAPPKK; this is translated from the coding sequence ATGGCAAAGGGAATGACCAAGACAGCACTCGTTCGCGCACTGGCCGAAAAGATGGAACTCACCAACAAGCAGACCTCGGCCTTCCTCGAGCTGCTGGCAGAGACCGCCGTCAAGGAAACCAAGAAGAACGGCGAGTTCACCATCCCTGGCATCGGCAAGCTCGTCAAGGCGGAGCGCAAGGCTCGCCTGGGCCGCAACCCCCAGACCGGCGAGACCATCAAGATCAAGGCCAAGACCGTGGTCAAGTTCCGCGTCGCCAAGGTCGCTAAGGACACCATCGCTCCCCCCAAGAAGTAA
- a CDS encoding isoprenylcysteine carboxylmethyltransferase family protein, with product MKASAFEFRIRYLLHLVIYGLGFTAPWNHWLHLDPPGPNAHVWGILAATMPKAGIGSIGSAFDVLLGLGIAFALLGAGLRTWGAAYLGTDVVKDGAMHPGDESSVIADGPFRHLRNPLYVGTFMHTFALALLMPVSGAIFTIVMIGLLQMRLILGEEAFLSEKLGPAYVAYCGLVPRVWPVVKARVMGSGKRPRWGQAFVGEIYMWGVAASFAAVGWRYNASLLWQGVIVSLGVSLVARALLPKQAS from the coding sequence ATGAAGGCTTCTGCGTTTGAGTTTCGGATTCGCTATCTGCTGCACCTGGTGATCTATGGGTTGGGCTTTACGGCGCCGTGGAACCACTGGCTACACCTGGACCCGCCGGGGCCGAACGCGCATGTATGGGGGATCCTGGCGGCGACGATGCCAAAGGCGGGGATCGGCAGTATTGGCAGCGCGTTCGATGTCCTGCTGGGGCTGGGGATCGCGTTTGCGCTGCTGGGAGCCGGGTTGCGTACGTGGGGCGCGGCTTATCTAGGCACGGATGTGGTGAAGGACGGTGCGATGCATCCGGGCGACGAGTCCAGCGTAATCGCAGACGGGCCGTTCCGGCATCTACGGAACCCGCTGTATGTCGGGACGTTTATGCATACGTTCGCGCTGGCGCTGCTGATGCCCGTGAGTGGGGCGATCTTTACGATTGTGATGATCGGGCTGCTCCAGATGAGGCTGATCCTGGGGGAAGAGGCGTTTCTTTCGGAGAAGCTGGGGCCTGCATACGTGGCATATTGTGGGTTGGTGCCGCGGGTGTGGCCGGTGGTGAAGGCGCGGGTGATGGGTTCTGGCAAGCGGCCGCGGTGGGGGCAGGCGTTTGTGGGGGAGATTTATATGTGGGGTGTGGCAGCTTCATTTGCTGCGGTAGGGTGGCGGTATAACGCTTCGTTGCTGTGGCAGGGAGTGATTGTATCGTTGGGGGTCTCGTTGGTGGCAAGGGCATTGCTGCCCAAGCAGGCTTCATAG
- a CDS encoding ParB/RepB/Spo0J family partition protein, whose translation MTNQNDSKRRALGKGLESLLPARQPAPPVAAPEVNGKPLEIPVGEIDRNPFQTRTSFDESKLIELAQSIAATGVVQPIVVRPLPSGRYQLIMGERRWLASKQAGKATIPAILRTVSDEQAMEMTIVENLQRADLNPMEQARAYQRLQSDFKMTQEQMAVRTGKERASVANFLRLLRLPESVQGRVESGELSFGHARTLLALGSAEAIVAATQKVMALSMSVRQTETYVQGLLNPESKPGKVEKIEAAQDPNVHEAQNRLQRALGLRVRIEDTKGKGRVIIEYSRLEDFDAIMAAVVGEG comes from the coding sequence ATGACGAACCAGAATGATTCGAAGCGGCGTGCGTTGGGCAAGGGGCTGGAGTCCCTGTTGCCGGCACGCCAGCCTGCTCCGCCGGTGGCGGCTCCCGAGGTCAATGGCAAACCGCTGGAGATTCCGGTAGGCGAGATCGACCGGAACCCGTTTCAGACGCGGACCAGCTTCGATGAGAGCAAGCTGATCGAGCTGGCGCAGTCGATTGCGGCTACAGGCGTGGTGCAGCCCATCGTGGTGAGGCCGCTGCCGAGCGGGCGTTACCAGCTCATTATGGGAGAGCGCCGCTGGCTGGCCTCGAAGCAGGCAGGCAAGGCGACGATTCCGGCGATTCTGCGCACGGTCTCGGATGAGCAGGCGATGGAGATGACCATCGTCGAGAACCTGCAACGCGCGGACCTGAATCCGATGGAGCAGGCGCGGGCGTATCAGCGGCTCCAGAGCGACTTCAAGATGACGCAGGAGCAGATGGCTGTACGGACCGGCAAGGAACGGGCCAGCGTGGCGAACTTTCTGCGGTTACTGCGGCTGCCGGAGTCGGTGCAGGGCAGGGTGGAGTCGGGCGAGCTGAGCTTTGGGCACGCCCGGACGCTGCTGGCCCTCGGATCGGCAGAGGCAATTGTGGCGGCTACTCAGAAGGTGATGGCGCTGTCCATGTCGGTACGGCAGACTGAGACGTATGTGCAAGGGCTGCTGAACCCGGAGTCGAAACCCGGCAAGGTAGAGAAGATTGAGGCCGCGCAGGACCCGAATGTACACGAGGCCCAGAACCGGTTGCAGAGAGCCTTGGGACTGCGGGTGCGGATCGAAGACACAAAGGGCAAGGGCCGGGTAATTATCGAGTACTCGCGGTTGGAAGATTTCGATGCCATTATGGCTGCGGTGGTGGGCGAAGGTTGA
- a CDS encoding AAA family ATPase — MSNDQVKNTQEKTAQSKVIAVVNQKGGVGKTTTAINLAAALAAEGLKILLIDVDPQANTTGGLGVARQKDSEEQRLSIYDAILGANTLAEAAMETRVPNLTLVPGSKNLIGANLELVQQKRREFRLREALEPVRNEYAFTILDCPPALDLLTLNSLVASDGLLVPLQAEYFALEGISELMGTLDRVVHAFNPKLALEGVLLTMYDDRTNLSQQVTENLKSFFGDKLFATTIPRNIRLAEAPSHGLPVSMYDPKSRGADAYRDLALELLRNNKVISPAQKLRDEHAAEMERLVAERAVEAAKKKKKRWPFSADDPIRVVP, encoded by the coding sequence ATGTCGAACGATCAAGTAAAAAACACACAAGAGAAGACCGCCCAAAGCAAGGTAATCGCCGTCGTTAACCAAAAGGGCGGCGTAGGCAAGACAACCACGGCTATCAACCTGGCGGCAGCTCTGGCAGCCGAAGGCCTGAAGATCCTGTTGATAGACGTCGATCCCCAGGCCAACACGACGGGTGGGCTGGGCGTGGCCCGGCAGAAGGACAGCGAGGAGCAGAGGCTCTCTATTTATGACGCCATTCTTGGCGCGAACACGCTGGCCGAAGCGGCTATGGAGACGCGGGTCCCCAACCTGACGCTGGTTCCCGGCAGCAAGAACCTGATCGGGGCCAATCTGGAGCTGGTTCAGCAGAAGCGACGGGAGTTTCGTCTGCGGGAAGCGCTTGAGCCGGTACGGAATGAGTATGCGTTTACGATTCTGGACTGCCCGCCAGCGCTGGACCTGCTGACTCTGAACTCCCTGGTGGCCTCGGATGGGCTGCTGGTGCCGTTGCAGGCCGAGTACTTCGCGTTGGAAGGAATCTCAGAGCTGATGGGGACACTGGACCGGGTGGTCCATGCGTTCAATCCGAAGCTGGCTCTCGAAGGCGTGCTGTTGACGATGTACGACGATCGCACCAACCTCTCGCAGCAGGTGACGGAGAACCTGAAGAGCTTCTTCGGGGATAAGCTCTTTGCCACGACGATTCCGCGGAATATCCGGCTGGCTGAGGCTCCGAGCCACGGCTTGCCGGTGTCGATGTACGATCCGAAGTCTCGGGGAGCGGATGCGTATCGCGATCTGGCGTTGGAGCTGCTGCGTAATAACAAGGTGATATCACCGGCGCAGAAGCTGCGGGATGAGCACGCAGCCGAGATGGAGCGTCTGGTGGCGGAGCGGGCGGTTGAGGCGGCTAAGAAAAAGAAGAAGCGGTGGCCGTTCAGCGCGGACGACCCAATCCGCGTGGTGCCGTAG
- the rsmG gene encoding 16S rRNA (guanine(527)-N(7))-methyltransferase RsmG yields the protein MATLTLNEIAAILAPYAETTPALVEKLSVYLDLLVKWNGKTNLTAIRDPRQMVQRHFGESLFAAKHLPACKTLLDFGSGAGFPGIPMQLVHPEVQVTLGESQNKKAAFLREAVRTLGLSTEVWAARVDTMPVSRQFDVVALRAVDNPELALAEALVRVAAGGSVVQLTTGVGSGRGKTFPLPGSDSGAVEVVLA from the coding sequence ATGGCGACCCTGACCTTGAACGAGATTGCCGCAATTCTGGCACCTTATGCAGAGACCACGCCCGCATTGGTGGAAAAACTCTCCGTATATCTGGATCTTCTGGTGAAGTGGAACGGCAAGACCAACCTGACGGCAATCCGGGACCCCCGCCAGATGGTGCAGCGACACTTTGGGGAGTCTCTTTTTGCAGCGAAGCATCTTCCGGCGTGCAAAACTCTGCTGGATTTTGGCTCAGGGGCTGGATTTCCGGGGATTCCCATGCAGTTAGTGCACCCAGAGGTTCAGGTGACACTGGGTGAGTCGCAGAACAAGAAAGCAGCGTTTCTGCGGGAGGCGGTGCGGACGTTGGGGCTTTCGACCGAGGTGTGGGCGGCGAGGGTGGATACTATGCCGGTTTCAAGACAGTTTGACGTGGTAGCTCTGAGGGCAGTGGATAACCCGGAGCTGGCACTGGCAGAGGCTTTGGTCCGGGTTGCGGCGGGCGGCTCGGTGGTTCAGCTTACGACAGGTGTTGGTTCGGGGAGAGGGAAGACGTTTCCCCTCCCAGGGAGCGATTCCGGAGCAGTGGAAGTGGTTTTGGCGTAG
- a CDS encoding gamma-glutamyl-gamma-aminobutyrate hydrolase family protein (Members of this family of hydrolases with an active site Cys residue belong to MEROPS family C26.) codes for MSIKPRIAIPVPTSFNHDYNQRSWPQYAAAVERSGGEPVKFALDLTPRAIADLANSCQGVLLPGSPADVNPQKYGQEPIEATAAADLPRENVDELLLQDAHNLYKPILTICFGTQMLNVWRSGTLVQDLTVMPVNHAASKVAVAHSAAVLPESLLGHILTAESASRAEAPEQDSFLRLPINSSHHQAVGIPGDGLKVVARCPQDAVVEAIEGGQGSGSAHFVLGLQWHPERSYDISPSSKAIFDRFVESARLWAPRPIHTSVA; via the coding sequence ATGTCTATCAAGCCTCGTATCGCGATTCCCGTGCCTACCAGCTTTAACCACGACTATAACCAGCGGAGCTGGCCGCAGTACGCGGCGGCGGTGGAGCGTTCGGGTGGCGAACCCGTGAAGTTTGCGCTGGACCTAACGCCTCGGGCCATCGCCGACCTGGCAAATAGCTGCCAGGGAGTCCTGCTGCCGGGCAGTCCGGCGGATGTAAACCCGCAAAAGTACGGGCAGGAGCCGATAGAAGCGACGGCGGCTGCGGATCTTCCCCGTGAGAACGTCGACGAACTGCTCCTACAGGACGCGCACAACCTCTACAAGCCGATCCTTACGATCTGCTTCGGAACCCAGATGCTGAACGTCTGGCGCTCCGGCACTCTGGTGCAGGACCTGACGGTGATGCCGGTAAACCACGCGGCGAGCAAGGTCGCCGTGGCTCACAGCGCGGCGGTGCTACCGGAGTCGCTGTTGGGGCATATCCTAACCGCTGAGAGCGCTTCCAGGGCAGAAGCGCCGGAGCAGGATTCCTTCCTGCGTCTGCCAATCAACTCTTCGCACCACCAAGCCGTCGGAATTCCCGGAGACGGGCTGAAGGTTGTGGCCCGGTGCCCGCAGGATGCGGTGGTGGAGGCCATTGAGGGTGGGCAGGGCAGCGGTTCGGCCCACTTTGTGCTGGGGCTACAGTGGCACCCGGAGCGCAGCTACGACATCAGCCCCTCCTCCAAGGCGATCTTCGACCGCTTTGTCGAGTCGGCCCGGCTCTGGGCACCGCGTCCTATCCACACGTCGGTGGCCTAA
- a CDS encoding lysophospholipid acyltransferase family protein, whose amino-acid sequence MSLPASAPARTPLRWLTYLLLMPLVALATTFFGCISLVAGLWDKSGRQQHAIARAWAAVLLQIALSPVKRVGFENLPRKTAVYASNHLSYYDTPVLFAKLPFQFRILAKQSLWTIPFVGWYLNRSGQVPIDAKSNRSAIAGLLRGVKTLQAGLPLVLFPEGGRTETGLLGEFQSGAAFMAIKAQVPIVPLALIGTYELLPMHTYHLMPRPLKIVMGEPISTVGLTTKDADALTARVFAAITALYEKNR is encoded by the coding sequence ATGAGCCTTCCGGCATCTGCTCCAGCGCGGACGCCGCTGCGTTGGCTCACCTACCTGTTGCTGATGCCTCTGGTCGCGTTGGCGACCACCTTCTTTGGTTGCATCTCCCTGGTGGCCGGGCTATGGGATAAGTCCGGCAGGCAGCAGCACGCCATCGCGCGGGCCTGGGCCGCTGTGTTGCTGCAAATCGCTCTCTCCCCGGTAAAGCGGGTAGGGTTTGAGAACCTGCCGCGTAAGACAGCGGTATACGCCTCGAACCATCTGAGCTACTACGACACGCCGGTTCTCTTCGCGAAGCTGCCATTTCAGTTCCGAATCCTCGCGAAGCAATCGCTCTGGACGATCCCCTTCGTCGGCTGGTACTTGAACCGCTCCGGCCAGGTGCCGATCGACGCAAAATCGAACCGTTCGGCGATTGCAGGGCTTCTGCGCGGCGTCAAAACATTGCAGGCGGGGCTTCCGCTGGTGCTGTTTCCCGAGGGGGGACGTACGGAGACCGGGCTTCTAGGAGAGTTCCAGTCCGGAGCAGCCTTCATGGCCATCAAGGCGCAGGTGCCAATCGTACCGCTGGCGTTGATTGGAACCTACGAGCTGCTGCCGATGCACACCTACCACCTGATGCCACGACCGCTGAAGATCGTGATGGGCGAGCCAATCTCCACCGTGGGGCTGACCACCAAGGACGCCGACGCATTGACGGCCCGAGTCTTCGCGGCAATCACCGCACTCTACGAGAAGAATCGCTAA
- a CDS encoding folylpolyglutamate synthase/dihydrofolate synthase family protein: MDYAAAVAHLYALGQELAPPTDPSAPRRKFDLATMRVLMRALGDPQNLVPSVLIAGTNGKGSTASTLASILTAAGYRTGLYTSPHLIRVNERIQLAQPTLPGEYGSASAVGSEGELKLHPIPDDDFGRIYSRVWSTAETLVRDGQLPHTPSFFEVVTALAYTWFADRQADIMVLEVGLGGRLDATNIVEPLLSIITDIALDHQDYLGDTIALITAEKCGILRQNGTLITLPQHPEANQAIGEAAMALNVHGVSAAAYIPPPSRDGSLPETTDLLPRNLYTLRLEDGSGTILVDSPLAGQHQQRNIALALSAALELRNKNSYKITNTALEQGIHNTSWPGRLERIGENLLLDVAHNPAGAWTLRAAIAALPEDRPRTLLFSCLKDKNLKEISRILFPLFDSSPDGDPLRRHDHIVLAPVPSPRAASVDDLLGAAHALGIPAHAAPHPEAALAQARQITPEGGLIIATGSIFLVGELRGLLLHPHTEPVEVAAE; encoded by the coding sequence ATGGATTACGCCGCAGCGGTCGCTCACCTGTATGCTCTGGGCCAGGAGCTAGCTCCCCCAACGGACCCGTCGGCACCGCGCCGCAAGTTCGATCTCGCCACCATGCGCGTGCTCATGCGCGCCCTGGGCGACCCCCAGAACCTCGTCCCGTCAGTACTGATCGCAGGCACCAATGGCAAGGGTTCCACCGCCTCTACCCTTGCCTCGATCCTGACCGCCGCAGGCTACCGCACGGGCCTCTACACCAGCCCGCACCTGATCCGTGTCAACGAGCGTATCCAACTGGCGCAGCCCACCCTGCCTGGCGAGTACGGCTCCGCCAGCGCCGTCGGCTCCGAGGGAGAACTGAAGCTGCATCCCATCCCCGACGACGACTTCGGTCGCATCTACAGCCGTGTCTGGTCCACCGCCGAGACCCTCGTCCGCGACGGCCAGCTCCCCCACACGCCGAGCTTCTTCGAGGTGGTCACGGCGCTGGCCTACACCTGGTTCGCCGACCGCCAGGCCGACATCATGGTGCTTGAAGTGGGCCTCGGAGGCCGTCTGGACGCGACCAACATCGTCGAGCCGCTGCTCTCGATCATCACCGACATCGCGCTCGACCACCAGGACTACCTTGGCGACACCATCGCGCTCATCACCGCGGAAAAATGCGGTATCCTGCGCCAGAACGGAACCCTTATCACCCTGCCGCAGCACCCCGAGGCCAACCAGGCCATCGGCGAAGCGGCGATGGCGCTGAACGTCCACGGCGTCAGCGCGGCGGCCTACATTCCGCCACCCTCCCGTGACGGCTCGCTGCCGGAGACGACGGATCTGCTCCCCAGAAACCTCTACACCCTCAGACTCGAAGACGGCTCAGGGACCATCCTCGTAGACTCACCGCTGGCCGGACAGCATCAGCAAAGAAACATCGCACTGGCCCTGTCGGCAGCTCTCGAATTACGCAACAAAAACAGTTACAAAATCACAAACACCGCTCTGGAGCAGGGGATTCACAACACGAGCTGGCCGGGAAGGCTGGAGCGGATCGGCGAGAACCTGCTGCTCGACGTAGCCCACAACCCCGCCGGAGCCTGGACCCTCAGAGCCGCCATCGCGGCGCTACCGGAGGATCGTCCGCGCACCCTGCTCTTCTCCTGCCTGAAGGATAAAAACCTGAAGGAGATTTCGCGGATACTGTTTCCGCTCTTCGATTCCAGCCCCGACGGCGACCCGCTGCGGCGGCACGACCACATCGTGCTGGCCCCGGTTCCCAGCCCCCGCGCGGCCTCGGTGGACGACCTGCTGGGTGCGGCCCATGCCCTGGGGATTCCGGCTCACGCCGCTCCCCACCCGGAGGCAGCGCTGGCGCAGGCCCGGCAGATTACGCCGGAGGGCGGCCTGATTATCGCCACCGGCTCAATCTTTCTAGTGGGCGAGTTGCGCGGCCTGCTGCTGCACCCGCACACGGAGCCGGTAGAGGTCGCCGCCGAATGA
- a CDS encoding NAD(P)H-dependent oxidoreductase, protein MPTLLKIDASPRGDYSVSRNLTTIFTEEWTKNYSGTVVERDLFKTDLPFVDVPWMMGAYTPAEQHSPEIQKTIKISNDLVDELLAADHIVLGTPMYNFATPAITKAYIDHIVRVGRTFSTSYEGLAKGKKLTIIIASGGVYTPGAHMEAYNAESGYLKQIFGFIGITDVNIVLAGGSNALNTGEKTLPQVVEEHKAAVVEAAK, encoded by the coding sequence ATGCCCACACTGCTCAAAATCGACGCCAGCCCCCGCGGCGATTACTCCGTATCTCGCAATCTCACCACGATCTTTACCGAAGAGTGGACCAAGAACTACTCCGGCACGGTGGTCGAGCGCGACCTCTTCAAGACCGACCTGCCCTTCGTCGACGTGCCCTGGATGATGGGTGCCTACACCCCGGCCGAGCAGCACTCCCCCGAGATCCAGAAGACTATCAAGATCTCGAACGACCTGGTCGATGAGCTTCTGGCAGCCGACCACATCGTGCTCGGCACGCCCATGTACAACTTTGCCACTCCGGCGATCACCAAGGCCTATATCGACCACATCGTCCGCGTGGGCCGCACCTTCTCCACCTCGTACGAGGGTCTGGCCAAGGGCAAGAAGCTGACGATCATCATCGCCAGCGGTGGTGTCTACACGCCCGGCGCACATATGGAGGCGTACAACGCCGAGTCCGGCTACCTGAAGCAGATCTTCGGCTTCATCGGCATCACGGACGTGAACATCGTCCTCGCAGGTGGCAGCAACGCCCTGAACACGGGCGAGAAGACGCTGCCCCAGGTAGTTGAAGAGCACAAGGCCGCCGTAGTCGAAGCAGCCAAGTAA